The proteins below are encoded in one region of Syntrophotalea carbinolica DSM 2380:
- a CDS encoding DUF4139 domain-containing protein encodes MMRIRLLLRIFVAFALTGSISAAFAGTEITELRSTPADQQQVAVTIYNSNLALVKDLRRLTLPPGENLLAWRGVAAGMQPETALLRPVKGAGDFRVVEQSFDFDLLTPGKLLEKYVGRTVQVVRVHPQTGAETVESARVLAANGGVVLRMGDRIETGVPGRLVYPDVPANLRDRPTLVVQVATDKGGTRDLELSYLTGGLSWQADYVAELDDRDAHLDLSGWVTLNNQSGATYNQARLQLVAGDVHRVGRQGMGRQVFEERAMKVMAAAPAMAEESLLDYHLYTLERLTTIRENQVKQVALLNASGVPVSKEYLLRGGEYYYRGRHGMLGKKLKVAVYLEFNNSTKAGLGIPLPKGVLRVYKKDTAGNAQFVGEDRIDHTPKNEKVRLRLGDAFDVTADRIQTDYKKIAGGPSGTVIETAYRLELKNAKRQPVTVKVEEPMPGDWRILQQSHAHTKKDAHTATWQIAIPAEGKTVLTYRVRVRY; translated from the coding sequence ATGATGAGAATACGGCTTTTATTGCGGATCTTTGTGGCTTTTGCTCTGACAGGGAGTATCTCTGCCGCGTTCGCAGGCACAGAAATAACGGAACTACGCAGTACGCCTGCCGATCAGCAGCAAGTGGCGGTGACCATCTACAACAGTAACCTGGCCCTGGTCAAGGATCTGCGTCGCTTGACTCTGCCGCCCGGAGAAAATCTGCTGGCCTGGCGTGGAGTCGCGGCCGGTATGCAGCCGGAAACGGCTCTTTTGCGGCCGGTTAAGGGCGCTGGTGACTTCCGGGTAGTGGAGCAGAGTTTCGATTTCGACCTGTTGACCCCCGGCAAGTTGCTGGAAAAATATGTCGGCCGCACAGTGCAGGTCGTAAGGGTGCATCCGCAGACCGGTGCCGAAACCGTCGAGTCAGCCCGGGTGCTGGCGGCCAACGGCGGGGTGGTGCTGCGCATGGGGGATCGCATTGAAACCGGCGTTCCCGGACGCCTGGTCTATCCCGACGTGCCGGCCAACCTGCGCGATCGTCCGACCCTGGTGGTGCAGGTGGCGACCGATAAAGGCGGAACGCGCGATCTGGAGCTGAGTTATCTGACCGGTGGTTTATCCTGGCAGGCCGATTACGTGGCCGAACTCGACGATCGGGATGCGCATCTTGACCTGTCCGGCTGGGTAACGCTGAACAACCAGAGTGGCGCCACTTACAATCAGGCACGTTTACAACTGGTGGCCGGCGATGTGCACCGTGTCGGCCGGCAGGGTATGGGCCGGCAGGTTTTTGAGGAGCGGGCCATGAAGGTCATGGCCGCCGCACCCGCCATGGCCGAGGAGAGTCTGCTCGACTATCATCTCTACACCCTCGAGCGTCTCACCACCATCCGTGAAAACCAGGTCAAGCAGGTCGCTTTGCTGAATGCCTCCGGCGTTCCTGTGAGCAAGGAATACCTGCTGCGCGGCGGCGAATATTACTACCGCGGGCGTCACGGTATGCTCGGCAAAAAACTCAAAGTGGCGGTATACCTGGAATTTAACAACAGTACCAAGGCCGGACTGGGAATCCCTCTGCCCAAGGGCGTTTTGCGGGTCTACAAAAAAGATACCGCCGGCAACGCCCAGTTTGTCGGTGAAGATCGCATCGATCACACCCCCAAAAACGAAAAAGTTCGCCTGCGCCTTGGCGACGCTTTCGACGTGACGGCCGATCGCATCCAGACCGATTACAAAAAAATTGCCGGCGGACCATCGGGAACGGTCATCGAGACGGCCTATCGGCTCGAGTTGAAAAATGCCAAACGCCAGCCGGTTACGGTCAAGGTCGAGGAACCGATGCCCGGGGACTGGCGGATCCTGCAACAAAGCCACGCCCACACCAAAAAAGATGCCCACACCGCTACCTGGCAGATCGCCATCCCCGCCGAAGGCAAGACCGTGTTGACCTACCGGGTGCGGGTGCGGTACTGA
- a CDS encoding TerC family protein — translation MELSLLSQLGQEIVNFHAFDLLTIGTLAILEGILSVDNALVLAILVRNLPRQQQKRALTYGIIGAFVFRFIALVFAAHLMRFGFFKLIGGGYLIYLAMKHMFFFYKEDAHQLRDKPAAGFWKIVIMVELTDIAFSIDSITTAVAMTDKLLVVWVGGILGIIFLRFAASFFVRLLERLPRLEDLAYQLIFFIGTKLFLDGFHVEISHGIFWLMMGIIAVLGASLVYRDYYQRRTHSRHQNHLLGKLQQGELSVDEALALDPVPAEIIAWLRANGHLEIRETPAGT, via the coding sequence ATGGAACTGTCCCTGCTGTCGCAACTCGGCCAAGAAATCGTCAATTTCCACGCTTTTGATCTGTTGACCATCGGCACCCTCGCCATCCTCGAGGGGATTCTGTCGGTGGACAATGCCCTGGTGCTGGCCATCCTGGTGCGCAATCTGCCCCGCCAGCAGCAAAAGCGGGCCCTGACCTACGGCATCATCGGCGCGTTCGTCTTCCGTTTTATAGCGTTGGTGTTCGCTGCCCACCTGATGCGTTTCGGCTTCTTCAAACTCATCGGCGGCGGCTATCTGATCTATCTGGCCATGAAACACATGTTTTTCTTTTACAAAGAAGACGCCCACCAGCTACGGGACAAACCGGCAGCCGGTTTCTGGAAAATAGTGATCATGGTGGAACTGACCGACATCGCCTTTTCCATCGACAGCATCACCACCGCCGTTGCCATGACCGACAAGCTGCTGGTGGTCTGGGTCGGCGGCATCCTCGGCATCATCTTCCTGCGGTTCGCCGCGAGTTTTTTCGTCCGGCTGCTGGAACGTCTGCCGCGCCTGGAAGACCTGGCCTATCAGCTGATCTTCTTCATCGGCACCAAACTGTTCCTCGACGGCTTTCACGTCGAAATCAGCCACGGCATTTTCTGGCTGATGATGGGTATCATCGCCGTGCTCGGTGCCTCGCTGGTCTACCGTGACTACTATCAGCGGCGCACCCACAGCCGTCACCAGAACCACCTGCTCGGAAAACTCCAGCAAGGCGAACTGTCCGTCGACGAGGCCCTTGCCCTCGACCCGGTACCCGCCGAAATCATCGCCTGGTTGCGCGCCAACGGCCACTTGGAAATACGCGAAACGCCTGCAGGGACATAG
- the modA gene encoding molybdate ABC transporter substrate-binding protein, which translates to MRNKIFQTIWLVLILALTGIPCPAWSAPEPLTIYSGAGLMKPMDELKAGFEARYNIPVQLIYGGSGELFGMIATRKAGDVFIPGAEKYVKDAINRGLARAEGQRSVCYHVPIILVPAGNPGNVHSLQDLARPGIRVAFADAKAAAIGKVANAILKKNALVEKVAPNVVVRPSTTNQLLIYTATGQVDACIAWEDQSTWGQAKGKVEIVRIPSAQNTVKTIPSAVVAFSKQADNAQLFVDYIASAEGKTLWKKWGFPIDKPE; encoded by the coding sequence ATGCGCAACAAAATCTTTCAAACAATCTGGCTGGTACTCATCCTGGCGCTGACGGGCATCCCCTGTCCCGCATGGAGCGCTCCGGAGCCTTTGACCATTTATTCCGGGGCAGGATTAATGAAGCCGATGGACGAGCTGAAAGCAGGCTTCGAAGCCCGCTATAACATCCCGGTTCAGCTTATCTACGGCGGTTCCGGCGAACTGTTCGGCATGATCGCCACCCGCAAAGCGGGTGACGTTTTCATCCCCGGAGCCGAAAAATACGTCAAGGACGCCATCAATCGGGGCCTGGCCCGAGCCGAAGGACAGCGCTCGGTCTGCTACCATGTACCGATCATCCTTGTACCGGCCGGCAATCCTGGTAACGTCCACTCCCTGCAGGACCTGGCCCGCCCCGGTATTCGCGTCGCCTTCGCCGACGCCAAAGCTGCGGCCATCGGCAAAGTGGCAAATGCCATTCTGAAAAAAAACGCCCTGGTGGAAAAGGTTGCCCCCAACGTGGTGGTAAGACCGAGCACCACCAACCAGTTGTTGATCTATACGGCAACCGGTCAAGTGGATGCCTGCATCGCCTGGGAAGATCAGTCCACGTGGGGACAGGCCAAAGGCAAGGTCGAAATTGTGCGCATTCCATCAGCGCAAAACACCGTCAAAACCATCCCCTCCGCCGTCGTGGCTTTTTCCAAACAAGCGGACAATGCACAGCTGTTCGTCGATTACATCGCTTCGGCTGAAGGCAAGACCCTGTGGAAAAAATGGGGGTTCCCCATCGACAAGCCGGAATAA
- a CDS encoding phosphatase PAP2/dual specificity phosphatase family protein: MGDIHRFRGTARRDLIDAVLTASGTSLLFILVYGGCSWITAQRSGIGTLVFGWERSIPFIPAMIVPYMSIDLLFVGAPFLCSDIAERRLLAKRLCFVILVAGGFFLLMPLRFAFPRPVPEDWTAPIFRFLHGFDRPYNMFPSLHIALRTLLADTYARHTRGLLRLTVHIWFSLIGLSTVLTWQHHVIDVAGGFTLALLCFYLIRQPFAQSPVCNRRVGLYYITGATICVMAAIGFSTPGVLLLWPAFALYAVGAAYLGVATCPYHKHNGKLPLSSRWLLAPVLSGHRFSLLYYRRRTAPWNEIIPGLWLGRQLDEEEAKHAIDAGVTAVLDLTSEFSEPKTFRALRYLNLPVLDLTAPRRKQLVEAIEFIGNERQEGTVYVHCKIGFSRSAAVVGTYLLRAGITKTADQAIAMMRRARPGLIVRPEARRTIQQEQTRLSSATPGRKRQVTPLPEGATHHDPFPMSQTGTDAGEKMPAP; this comes from the coding sequence ATGGGGGATATTCACCGTTTCCGTGGCACGGCGCGTCGCGATCTGATCGACGCCGTCCTTACAGCCTCCGGCACCTCCCTGTTGTTCATTTTGGTTTACGGCGGCTGTTCATGGATTACCGCACAGCGTAGTGGCATCGGCACCCTGGTTTTCGGTTGGGAGCGAAGCATACCCTTTATCCCGGCAATGATCGTACCTTATATGTCCATCGATCTGTTGTTCGTCGGGGCGCCCTTCCTTTGCAGCGACATTGCGGAACGCCGGCTGCTGGCAAAAAGGCTCTGCTTTGTCATCCTGGTTGCCGGCGGCTTCTTCTTGCTGATGCCGCTACGCTTCGCATTCCCGAGACCGGTACCGGAAGACTGGACGGCGCCGATCTTCCGTTTCCTGCACGGATTCGACCGCCCCTACAACATGTTTCCGTCGCTGCATATTGCCCTGCGAACCCTTCTGGCCGACACCTATGCCCGTCACACCCGGGGACTTCTGCGCCTGACGGTACATATCTGGTTCAGCCTGATCGGCCTGTCGACGGTTTTGACCTGGCAGCACCATGTCATCGATGTGGCCGGCGGCTTCACCCTGGCCCTGCTGTGCTTCTACCTGATACGCCAACCCTTTGCCCAATCGCCGGTCTGCAACAGGCGGGTCGGCCTTTATTACATCACCGGCGCAACCATCTGCGTTATGGCCGCCATCGGTTTTAGCACCCCGGGCGTGCTCCTGCTCTGGCCCGCATTTGCCCTCTACGCTGTCGGCGCCGCTTATCTGGGAGTAGCGACGTGTCCTTACCATAAGCACAACGGCAAGCTACCATTGAGCAGTCGCTGGCTTCTGGCCCCGGTGCTGTCAGGACACCGGTTCTCGCTGCTTTACTATCGACGCCGAACCGCCCCGTGGAATGAAATCATTCCTGGTCTTTGGCTCGGCCGGCAACTCGATGAAGAAGAAGCAAAACACGCCATCGACGCGGGAGTCACCGCGGTTCTCGATTTGACCTCCGAATTCAGTGAGCCGAAAACCTTCCGCGCTCTCCGCTACCTGAATCTGCCGGTACTCGATCTCACCGCACCGCGCCGAAAACAGCTTGTCGAAGCGATAGAGTTTATCGGCAACGAAAGACAGGAGGGTACGGTTTACGTCCATTGCAAGATAGGCTTTTCGCGAAGTGCGGCGGTGGTCGGGACCTATCTCCTCAGGGCCGGCATCACAAAAACGGCGGACCAGGCTATCGCCATGATGCGACGCGCCAGACCCGGGTTGATCGTCAGGCCCGAAGCCCGCAGGACCATTCAGCAGGAACAGACCCGCTTAAGTAGTGCAACCCCCGGCCGTAAAAGACAGGTCACCCCCCTTCCGGAGGGAGCGACGCACCATGACCCCTTTCCGATGTCTCAGACCGGCACCGATGCAGGGGAGAAGATGCCAGCACCTTGA
- a CDS encoding bifunctional alpha/beta hydrolase/class I SAM-dependent methyltransferase, producing MHHWTPSESYFTSWDGTELFYRSWQPTTDSKQALIFIHRGHEHSGRIAQQVEDLGLTDFWAFSWDNRGHGHSPGRRGHADSYSHLVKDLDTFVRFVSERYEIPMENIAVVANSVGAVTAATWVHDYAPRIRAMVLAAPAFRIRLYVPLAIPLLRLWLKIKDKAFVSSYVKSKLLTHDREQARRYDEDELITRDIAVNILLGLHDTATRIIEDAAAIITPTLILSAGSDRVVKNSAQHRFYRRLGAPTKCLETYPGFFHALLYEKDRQRPMAHAREFILQAFRSDIDRTALLKADRGGFTRTEYDLLRSPAPWLKKLNFAAQKFMMRTVGSLSKGIRLGRKTGFDSGRSLDYVYENRARGIGPIGKFIDRGYLDAIGWRGIRMRRQHLEKQLTRTIARITDSGQPVHLLDVATGCGRYVLNVLKNHDDQKIDALLRDFTAANLEQGHALAAAMGLENVRFEQADAFDPDTIRPLQPRPNLAIVSGLYELFPDNDMVGASLRGIGDAVEPGGYLIYTGQPWHPQVEMIARVLTNRDGVPWIMRRRSQAEMDELVRQAGFDKIAMEVDPWGIFTVSVARRVAI from the coding sequence ATGCATCACTGGACCCCATCCGAAAGCTATTTCACCAGCTGGGACGGCACAGAGTTGTTTTACCGCAGCTGGCAACCCACGACCGACAGCAAACAGGCCCTGATCTTCATTCACCGGGGACACGAGCATTCCGGACGTATCGCCCAACAGGTCGAAGACCTCGGCTTGACCGATTTCTGGGCCTTCTCCTGGGACAATCGCGGACATGGTCATTCCCCGGGCCGACGCGGGCATGCCGACAGCTACTCCCATCTGGTCAAAGACCTGGATACCTTCGTCCGTTTTGTTTCCGAACGCTATGAGATCCCCATGGAGAACATCGCCGTGGTGGCCAACAGTGTCGGCGCCGTTACCGCCGCGACCTGGGTCCACGATTATGCGCCGCGCATCCGGGCCATGGTACTGGCCGCACCGGCCTTTCGAATCCGCCTTTATGTCCCCCTGGCGATACCTCTACTGCGGCTGTGGCTCAAAATCAAAGACAAGGCCTTCGTCAGCAGCTACGTTAAATCCAAGCTCCTGACCCATGACCGCGAACAGGCCCGCCGCTACGACGAGGACGAGCTCATCACCCGGGACATCGCCGTCAATATCCTACTCGGGCTGCATGATACGGCAACGCGGATTATCGAAGACGCGGCCGCCATCATCACGCCCACCCTGATCTTATCGGCCGGATCCGACCGGGTGGTGAAAAATTCCGCCCAACACCGCTTCTATCGAAGACTCGGAGCTCCGACCAAGTGCCTGGAAACCTATCCGGGCTTTTTCCATGCTCTGCTCTATGAAAAGGATCGCCAGCGACCGATGGCCCATGCCCGCGAATTCATCCTGCAGGCATTCCGCTCCGACATCGACCGCACAGCCCTGCTAAAGGCCGACCGGGGAGGGTTCACCCGTACCGAATACGATCTGCTCCGCAGCCCCGCCCCCTGGCTCAAAAAGCTTAATTTTGCCGCACAAAAATTCATGATGCGTACTGTCGGAAGCCTCAGCAAAGGTATCCGCCTGGGGAGAAAAACCGGTTTCGATTCCGGTCGTTCCCTCGATTACGTCTACGAAAACAGGGCCAGGGGTATCGGCCCTATCGGCAAATTTATCGACAGGGGATATCTGGATGCCATCGGTTGGCGAGGCATCCGCATGCGCCGGCAACATCTGGAAAAACAATTAACGCGCACCATCGCCCGCATCACCGACTCCGGACAACCGGTACATTTGCTCGATGTCGCTACCGGTTGCGGGCGCTACGTGCTGAATGTGCTCAAAAACCACGATGACCAAAAAATCGATGCTCTGCTGCGCGATTTCACTGCAGCCAATCTGGAGCAGGGGCATGCCCTTGCCGCTGCAATGGGACTGGAAAACGTGCGTTTCGAACAGGCCGATGCCTTCGACCCGGACACGATTCGCCCACTGCAACCGCGCCCTAATCTGGCCATCGTCTCCGGCCTTTATGAACTGTTCCCCGACAATGACATGGTCGGTGCGTCCCTGCGGGGGATCGGGGATGCCGTCGAACCGGGCGGTTACCTGATCTACACCGGACAACCCTGGCACCCTCAAGTGGAGATGATCGCCCGCGTGCTGACCAATCGGGACGGCGTTCCCTGGATTATGCGACGCCGCAGCCAGGCGGAAATGGACGAACTGGTCAGGCAGGCAGGTTTCGATAAAATCGCAATGGAGGTCGACCCATGGGGGATATTCACCGTTTCCGTGGCACGGCGCGTCGCGATCTGA
- a CDS encoding ABC transporter permease has protein sequence MGNRIFKAGLAGITVLFVGMLLWAMLSLIFMPRWAEVVGSTLSAEMLYSIRLSLTTSAISVAVVMLLAVSIGYVLARFRFPGHQLLRTVVDLPMAFPELVLGLCLLLLFGHDPLAGWLKQLGIDVVFSKTGIAIAQIFTAAPYATRVVYAAFRSISPRYEMVARSLGCGQWTAFWKVTLPMARGGLFAGAVIAFARCMGCFGTVLILAGGTRMHTETLPITLYLNISYGNLAMAMTSGILLILISLAAIVTFEILNDEVVL, from the coding sequence ATGGGCAATCGCATATTCAAGGCCGGCCTTGCGGGAATCACCGTATTGTTTGTCGGCATGCTGTTGTGGGCCATGCTGTCGCTCATCTTCATGCCCCGCTGGGCCGAGGTGGTCGGCAGCACCCTGTCCGCGGAGATGCTCTACAGCATCCGTCTTTCCCTGACCACCAGTGCCATTTCCGTCGCCGTGGTCATGCTTCTGGCAGTCAGTATCGGCTACGTTCTGGCGCGTTTCCGTTTTCCAGGGCACCAGTTGTTGCGAACGGTGGTCGATTTGCCGATGGCCTTCCCCGAACTGGTTCTGGGCCTCTGCCTGCTGCTTTTGTTCGGTCATGATCCGCTGGCCGGATGGCTGAAACAGCTGGGAATCGATGTCGTATTCAGCAAAACCGGCATTGCCATCGCCCAGATATTCACTGCCGCACCGTATGCCACCCGGGTGGTCTATGCAGCTTTTCGCAGCATCAGCCCCCGTTATGAAATGGTTGCCCGCAGCCTTGGCTGCGGGCAATGGACCGCCTTCTGGAAGGTCACCCTGCCGATGGCCAGAGGGGGACTTTTCGCCGGCGCAGTCATTGCCTTTGCCCGCTGCATGGGATGTTTCGGAACCGTGCTCATCCTCGCAGGCGGCACCCGCATGCACACGGAAACCTTACCCATCACCCTGTATCTCAACATCTCCTACGGCAACCTGGCGATGGCCATGACCTCCGGCATCCTGTTGATCCTGATTTCCCTGGCGGCGATCGTGACTTTCGAGATACTCAATGACGAGGTGGTTTTATGA
- a CDS encoding ATP-binding cassette domain-containing protein has product MTVLLEVQNLHVDLGEFSLRGADLAIAEGDYCCLIGDSGAGKSVLLETVVGSFRPHRGKVLLHGQDVTNCPPELRNLGIVYQDYMLFPHLNVFDNIAFGLRRQKGSRTELKNEVNTIAARVGIEHLLHRDIKTLSGGEQQRAALARALITRPQVLLLDEAFSALDVASRERMRRLLRELVKDLHVTVLHVTHDMEDVWALADQVAVLHDGQILQTGSPEHIFSCPQPGFVAEFLGARNVLHGSVLQCDASGLTHVAVGQIDLFSADQAAVGREVHLSVRPEELAVARQQLPITLRNQIPVKIRHLERRGPLVWVTGEAAGFSLEAAVTVSGAQEQELKVGDEAVFAFSASSLRVIAPENQAHSNRLEGLSAEPLPALEAMAGG; this is encoded by the coding sequence ATGACGGTGTTACTTGAGGTTCAAAACCTGCACGTCGATCTGGGGGAATTCAGCTTGCGAGGTGCCGACCTCGCTATCGCGGAGGGGGATTACTGCTGCCTGATCGGTGATTCGGGAGCCGGTAAAAGTGTGCTGTTGGAGACCGTAGTGGGCAGCTTCCGCCCCCACCGGGGAAAAGTCCTGCTGCATGGCCAGGATGTCACCAACTGCCCCCCTGAACTCCGTAACCTCGGCATCGTTTATCAGGATTACATGCTCTTTCCCCATCTGAACGTGTTCGACAATATCGCTTTCGGATTGCGGCGCCAGAAAGGTTCCCGCACCGAGCTGAAAAACGAGGTCAACACCATTGCAGCCAGGGTCGGTATCGAACATCTGCTGCATCGCGACATCAAAACCCTTTCCGGCGGCGAGCAACAACGCGCCGCGCTGGCCAGGGCACTCATAACCCGGCCGCAAGTGCTGCTGCTCGATGAAGCCTTCAGTGCATTGGACGTAGCCAGTCGGGAGCGGATGCGGCGTCTGCTGCGGGAGCTGGTCAAGGACCTGCATGTCACCGTACTGCATGTCACACACGACATGGAAGACGTCTGGGCGCTTGCCGACCAGGTGGCAGTCCTGCACGATGGGCAAATCCTGCAAACGGGCAGCCCCGAGCACATTTTCAGCTGTCCGCAGCCCGGGTTTGTCGCGGAATTCCTCGGGGCTCGCAACGTCCTGCACGGTTCCGTTCTGCAATGCGATGCATCGGGGTTGACCCATGTCGCCGTCGGCCAGATTGATCTGTTCAGCGCCGATCAGGCAGCGGTCGGCCGCGAGGTTCATCTTTCCGTGCGCCCGGAGGAACTCGCCGTCGCCCGGCAACAACTGCCCATCACCCTGCGCAATCAGATCCCGGTAAAAATACGCCACCTGGAACGCCGGGGTCCTCTGGTCTGGGTCACCGGAGAAGCCGCCGGGTTCTCTCTCGAAGCCGCCGTGACGGTTTCCGGGGCGCAAGAACAGGAACTGAAGGTCGGCGACGAAGCGGTCTTCGCCTTTTCCGCAAGCAGCTTGCGCGTCATCGCCCCGGAAAACCAGGCCCACTCAAATCGACTTGAAGGTCTTTCCGCCGAACCGTTGCCGGCGTTGGAAGCAATGGCAGGCGGCTAA
- the pgaD gene encoding poly-beta-1,6-N-acetyl-D-glucosamine biosynthesis protein PgaD — protein sequence MGDNLIIEKPEAQNRGQRLAQGVLTVGFWCLFLSLLRPLLTLFAWLIGIRLFTYEMIEKDGGRLLLEALRNYGLVVLVLAVILRTWAWYNHRRFAGREKRRNTMPPLSTDEITGYYGVDPTALAMWRKDGSLYVRHNKEGKVLEVQTAQPPPWGDCACSVSLSRAVSPEGDDANSPPPCAP from the coding sequence ATGGGCGACAATTTAATTATTGAAAAGCCCGAAGCCCAGAACCGCGGGCAACGGCTGGCCCAGGGGGTGCTGACGGTAGGTTTCTGGTGTCTTTTTTTGAGTCTGCTACGTCCCCTGCTGACGTTGTTCGCATGGTTGATCGGCATCCGGCTTTTTACCTATGAGATGATCGAAAAAGACGGTGGACGGTTATTGCTCGAGGCGTTACGTAATTACGGATTGGTGGTGTTGGTGCTGGCTGTGATCCTGCGGACCTGGGCCTGGTACAATCACCGTCGCTTCGCGGGCAGGGAAAAGCGGCGTAATACGATGCCCCCGCTTTCTACTGACGAGATCACCGGATACTATGGTGTGGATCCTACGGCTTTGGCCATGTGGCGAAAAGATGGCAGTTTATATGTCCGGCATAATAAGGAAGGCAAGGTTCTGGAGGTTCAGACGGCGCAGCCGCCGCCATGGGGGGATTGCGCATGCAGTGTCAGCTTGTCACGGGCCGTTTCTCCCGAGGGGGACGATGCCAACTCCCCGCCACCCTGCGCTCCCTGA
- a CDS encoding Gfo/Idh/MocA family oxidoreductase: MEKRKKLAIVGCGALGQACGRAIAATDDLVLAGFVRRPQKVGKKLPKPFREIPTAEHISELGHVDAALVCTPTPTVREIVIGLLQHHIPAVECATLHGEDFVNHKREIDRMADHFETPAIVGAGWDPGALSLLRNLFAVVTPKGHTETSWHPGISLHHSTVAGNIPGVKKALTAEFRRPGGAMQRYVYIEVEQEADFEQVANAIRNDPLYLTEQTEVFQVDSVEELENEGHGVLLERRGIAAGADRQHLLLEARYREVAMAAQVMVAAARALKRKGHRAYSLFDLPPRALWGLLADYAEKQWI; the protein is encoded by the coding sequence ATGGAAAAGCGAAAGAAGCTGGCCATTGTAGGTTGCGGCGCCTTGGGCCAAGCCTGCGGCAGGGCCATTGCCGCTACGGACGATCTGGTTTTGGCCGGTTTCGTACGACGGCCGCAAAAGGTCGGGAAAAAACTGCCGAAGCCCTTCCGCGAGATTCCAACTGCGGAGCACATCAGCGAACTGGGCCATGTGGATGCAGCTTTGGTCTGCACACCGACCCCCACGGTCCGGGAAATCGTCATCGGGCTGCTCCAACACCACATACCGGCAGTGGAGTGCGCAACCTTGCACGGAGAGGATTTCGTCAATCACAAACGGGAAATCGATCGGATGGCCGACCATTTTGAAACCCCGGCCATCGTCGGCGCAGGGTGGGACCCGGGGGCATTATCCCTGCTGCGTAATCTGTTTGCGGTTGTGACCCCCAAGGGACACACCGAAACCAGCTGGCACCCCGGCATCAGCCTGCATCACAGCACCGTCGCCGGCAACATCCCCGGAGTAAAAAAAGCTCTAACCGCCGAATTTCGCCGGCCCGGGGGAGCCATGCAGCGTTACGTTTATATCGAAGTGGAACAGGAGGCCGATTTTGAACAGGTGGCGAACGCCATCCGCAACGATCCGCTGTATCTGACGGAACAGACCGAGGTCTTTCAGGTGGATTCCGTCGAGGAACTGGAAAACGAGGGCCACGGCGTGCTGCTGGAGCGGCGCGGCATAGCTGCCGGCGCCGACCGCCAGCACCTGTTGCTGGAAGCGCGTTACCGCGAGGTCGCCATGGCTGCCCAGGTCATGGTAGCCGCGGCTCGTGCCCTGAAGCGCAAGGGGCACCGGGCATACAGCCTGTTTGATCTGCCACCGCGGGCCTTATGGGGCCTTCTGGCAGATTATGCGGAAAAGCAGTGGATCTGA